In one Lolium rigidum isolate FL_2022 chromosome 3, APGP_CSIRO_Lrig_0.1, whole genome shotgun sequence genomic region, the following are encoded:
- the LOC124704112 gene encoding cyclase-associated protein 1-like, which produces MEKALVERLEAAVARLEAAAAAGPSGASLSATPRDLEGVPAASDPAIVAYDEFVDQAFGRLNAAAEKIGGKVLEATKVLAEAFAVAKDLLVRAKQLQKPASMASVQDFFKPLNDACAKAAAMTEGRRPDYFNHMKSVADSLAALAWVAFLGKDMGMSFPTAHVEESWQMAEFYNNKVLVEYRNKDADHVEWAKALKELYIPGLRDYVKKYYPLGPVWGAAGSAPAVQPKAAAPTPKAPAVKGPPPPAPPSAPLFSADKTPKSSQPKQGMSAVFQEISAGKAVTTGLRKVTDDMKTKNRADRSGVVNSTAAAPAPEKTSRAGSFAFKSAPPKLELQMGRKWVVENQVGKKDLAIDDCDSKQSVYVYGCKDAVLQVNGKVNNITVDKCTKFGIVFKDVVAAFEVVNCNGVEVQCQGTAPTISIDNSSGCQLYLSKDSLGASITSAKSSEMNVLVPSGVTDGDWVEHALPQQYIHTFKDGQFITSPVSHSGA; this is translated from the exons ATGGAGAAGGCGCTCGTGGAGCGGCTCGAGGCCGCGGTGGCGCGcctcgaggccgccgccgccgccgggccgtCCGGCGCCTCGCTCTCCGCTACGCCGCGGGACCTCGAGGGCGTCCCGGCGGCGTCGGATCCGGCGATCGTGGCCTACGACGAGTTCGTCGACCAAGCCTTCGGCCGCCTCAACGCCGCGGCCGAGAAGATCGGCGGCAAGGTGCTCGAGGCCACCAAAGTCCTCGCCGAGGCCTTCGCAGTCGCCAAGGACCTCCTCGTCCGGGCCAAGCAGCTCCAG AAACCTGCATCAATGGCCAGTGTGCAGGATTTCTTTAAGCCTCTGAATGATGCTTGTGCAAAAGCAGCTGCTATGACTGAAGGAAGGAGGCCTGACTACTTCAACCATATGAAGAGTGTTGCCGACAGTCTCGCTGCCTTGGCTTGGGTGGCCTTCTTAGGAAAAGATATGG GCATGAGTTTCCCAACTGCACATGTTGAAGAAAGTTGGCAGATGGCGGAGTTCTACAATAACAAG GTTCTTGTTGAGTACAGGAACAAAGATGCTGACCATGTTGAGTGGGCTAAAGCTTTGAAGGAGCTCTACATCCCAGGCTTGCGGGATTATGTAAAAAAGTATTACCCTCTTGGGCCTGTCTGGGGTGCTGCTGGAAGTGCACCTGCTGTCCAACCAAAGGCTGCTGCTCCAACACCTAAAGCGCCGGCGGTTAAGGGCCCCCCTCCACCAGCTCCACCTTCAGCTCCTCTTTTTAGCGCAGATAAAACTCCAAAATCTTCACAGCCTAAACAAGGAATGTCAGCTGTCTTCCAAGAGATTAGTGCGGGCAAAGCTGTTACTACAG GATTGCGAAAGGTTACTGATGACATGAAGACTAAAAACCGTGCTGACAGAAGTGGTGTTGTTAATAgtactgctgctgctcctgctcccgaGAAGACTTCTCGTGCAGGATCATTTGCCTTCAAGTCTGCACCCCCAAAACTGGAGCTTCAGATGGGTCGCAA ATGGGTGGTCGAAAATCAAGTTGGTAAAAAGGACCTTGCTATTGATGATTGTGATTCGAAACAGTCGGTCTATGTGTATGGATGCAAGGATGCCGTCCTTCAAGTAAATG GTAAAGTTAACAATATCACTGTCGACAAATGCACCAAATTTGGAATCGTTTTCAAG GATGTCGTAGCAGCTTTTGAGGTTGTCAACTGCAACGGTGTTGAGGTTCAGTGTCAG GGTACTGCACCAACCATATCAATCGACAACTCATCTGGGTGTCAGTTATACCTGAGCAAAGATTCCCTGGGAGCTTCTATTACTTCGGCTAAATCAAGTGAAATGAATGTATTGGTTCCTAGCGGCGTCACTGATGGTGACTGG GTGGAGCATGCGTTGCCTCAGCAGTACATCCACACTTTCAAGGACGGACAGTTCATCACCTCACCGGTTTCTCACTCTggcgcataa